In Luteolibacter arcticus, the genomic stretch AGTGCTCAGCCACGAACTGCGACACGAGGCGGATGGCGATGGCGACGTCGCCGTAGGTGTTGGGGTCAAGTTGGTGGAGATCCTCGATGCCTTCTTCAACTTCCGGGACGATGATGAGCCATGGGAAGATCGCGTTGTTCTTCAGGAGCACGCGGCAGCCGAGGAGTTCGCCGAGCTCGAAGGTGCCGGCGGCAAGGCGAGGGTGGAGGGTGAAGGACATGGGGGAGCGAAGCTTGGTTCGGTGGTGGGCCGCAAGTGCGGGTGGGTGAGGAATGCGGAATTTGTGGTGTATGTCCTGCCTTCCGCAGCTCTGGCAGAGGAGGAGGGGAGGAGTTGTCGCGAGAGCTTTGGGGAGAAACGGCATCGGGGACCATTCGGCCGGTCTGAAGACCGGCGCTCCCGGGAATGGGCTTTCGGGAAGGGCGGGGCCATTTTCATGGCGCGGGTTCGCGTGCTTCATTAGACCCGCGGCGTGCCCGTCGTTTCGTCCAGCTATCGCGCTCCGGCTTGGCTCCGTGGCGGGCATTTGCAGACGATCGTGCCCGCCTTGATCCGGCGCGTGCCGCGGGTGACCACGCGGCGGGAACGGATCGAGCTTTCCGATGGCGACTTCTTGGATCTCGATTGGGCGACGAGCGGGAGTGACCGGCTGGTGATTCTATCCCACGGGCTGGAGGCGGACTCAAATGCCACCTACATCCAAGGGATGGCCGGGGCCTTGCAGCGCCGCGGTTGGGACGTGCTGGCGTGGAACTATCGCGGCTGCGGTGGAGAGTCGAACCGGCTGCTGAAGTTCTATCACAGCGGTGCCTCGGATGATCTCGATCACGTCGTGCGTCATGCGCTCGCGGTGCATCCGGCGGCGCAGGTCGATCTGGTGGGCTTCAGTCTTGGAGGGAATATGACGCTCAAGTATCTCGGCGAGCGCGAGCCCTTGCCCCGGTTGCATCGAGCGGTCGCCTTCTCGGTGCCGTGCGATCTTGCGTGTTCGTCGGCCCGGCTGTCCTTGCCAATCAACCGCTACTTCTACATGCGGCGCTTCCTGGTTTCGCTGAGGAAGAAGCTCGCGGAGAAGCAGCCGCGGTTCCCCGACGAGATCGACCTTCGCGGTGCCTGGAGGATCCGCGATTTCCGGGGCTTTGACGATCGCTTCACCGCGCCGCTCCACGGCTTCAAGGATGCGGCTGATTACTGGGATCGTAGTAGTTCGAAGCCTTTCCTCAAACGCATCTCCATTCCTGCCTTGCTGGTGAATGCGGCGAACGATCCCTTCCTCGGTCCCGGCTGTTTTCCGCGGGAGGAGGCGGAGGCGAGCCGGCAATTCCATCTCGAGGTGCCGGATGATGGCGGGCACTGCGGTTTTTCGAATGGCGGCCGGGAGAGCTGGGCCGAAACCCGTGCGGCGGAGTTTCTCGCAGGCGAGGCTTTGCCAAATCCACCGGACCAGTGAAACTACCGCCGTGACCGACGACGTTGATGCCGTTTGCCGCCGCGCCATGGGCTTTCTGGAGCTCGGCCTGCCTGAGGATGCCCTGGCGGAGCTGGATGAATTGAAGGTCGCCCATTCGGCCGCGCTGCACTTGCGGGTCGATGTCCTGTTCCGGTTGAAGGATTGGTCCGCCGCCGCGGCGATCTGCCTGCCGATGACGGAGCACGAGCCGTCCGATCCCGGCTGGTGGATCCAGGCCGCCTATGCCCAGCGGCGCGCGCGCTCGATCGAGGAAGCGGAGATGGTTTTGCTCGCCGCCCTGACCCGCCATCCGGCGAACGGGGGGATCCTCTACAACCTCGCATGCTATGCTTGCGTGCAGGGCCGGCCCGATCAGGCGCGCGACTATTTCCGCCGCGCCGCAGTCACCGACCCCGACCCGATGCTCGCCATGGGTATCGGCGATCCCGATCTTGAGGAAATCCGTCCGTGGTTGCTCGAACTGCAAGCCGACCACCGCAGCCGCACGACTTCGTCATGAGCTTTCGCGACACGTTTGTCCGCATCGCCGCCGACTGCCCGGGAAGTGCGGGCGTCGAGCCACCGCGCCGTGGGGGAAAGAAGCCGGTGCATCTCATCCAGCTCGAATTGCTGAGGGCGGCACCGCATCACTTCACGCACCAGTCGCTGGTGGTCGAGAGCGAGCTGCTCCGCGAGCCTCCGACCGGGGAAAGCCGCAACCAGATCGTCGTGCGGATCTGCTCCAAGCCACTGCCCTGCCTGCGCTGCTCACCGCTGGCGAAGCGATACGGCTGGGGCTTTCACTTCGATGGCGAGGGCAAGATCGCGGTCCACGCCGCAGGCTCGGCATCCTACGAAAAGCTCGCCGCCGATCCGAAGCTCGATCAGGTTTCAGCGATGCGTAGCAAGCGCGCCTGAACTGAGCCCATGAATCGCCTCACCGTTGTCACCCTTGGCGTCGACGATCTCGAAACGTCCGCGGGATTTTACTTACAGGTTTTCGATACGCCGCCGAACCGTGATCACGAGGACGTCTGCTTTTTTCCGCTGCCCGGCTGTTGGATCTCGCTCTTTCCACTGGCGCACCTGGCCGAGGACATTTCGCCGTCAGTGCCGAAGAGCCGCGGCGGCTTCAGTGGCGTGACCTTCGCGCACAACGTGAAGACCCGGGATGAAGTCGTCACCGTGATCGAACGGGCGCGGGCCGCCGGGGCGGTCGTCGTGAAGGAGCCACAGGACACGTTCTGGGGCGGCTTCAGCGGCTACTTCGCCGATCCGGATGGCTATCACTGGGAAGTCGTCTGGGGGCCAATGTTCGACTTCACCGAAGACGGCGCGCTGCTTTTCAAGCAGGGCTGACGCTCAAATAGCGGTGTGCCGGGTCTAATAAAGGAATAAAATCTCTTTATTATGGAATGGGATCGACCGGCCGCAGCTTTGCGGCCATGCATGGTCGGGACGAGATCACGATGCTTGGCTATGGGAAAATGAGTGGCTGCGGCGTGGCGGCGATGAGCGCGCTGGCGGAATGCCATGGCGAGGGCGTCCAGCTCAGTTCGCAGCAGATCGCCGAATCGCGGAACCTGTCGCAGCCGCTGGTGGCGAAGGTGCTGACGGTGCTTTCGCAAGCCGGTCTCGTCCACGGCACGCGTGGTCCTGGCGGGGGCTACCGGTTGGCGCGGCATCCGTCGAAGATCACGTTGTTTGACGTGGTGGATCTCTTCGAGGGCCACCGCGATCCCAGCGCCTGTCCCTTCGGTCCCGGCTGGTGTGGGACCGGCGCTCCTTGTCCGCTGCATCACCTGCTGGCCGACATGAGCGAGTCGGCGGCGAGCCACCTCAAGAAGGCGAATTTCGGGTCATTCGTGGGGCACGGGAAGCCGGCGGAAAAGCCGTAGTTCTTCCTGGCGGGAAGATCATGGTTCCTTTGGCCACGTCGCTTCCACCCATGGCACCTTGTTCGCTTCGAGGAATTGGATCGCCGCCTCGCGCTGGTGCTGGTTTTGAAAGGCAAACCACGCCTCGCGTTGCTCGGGGAAATCGAACAGGGTGTCCTTGAACGAGCGGAAGGGCTTGGGCAGCCGCAGCGCCCGGGCAAGAGCGCGGCGGGCCTCGCCCTCGGGCAGGGTGTCCACATAGTCTTCCATGACCTGAAAGCCTTCGCGTGACGAACGTGGCTCGATGTAGAGGAAGACTTCCGGCTGTTCCCCGATATCTTCATATTCCTCCGGGAGGTCGGCGTATTCGGAAACGGGAATGAGTTCGCCATTCCGCAGGTCCAAATACCAACGGTGCTCGGCAATTCCGCCGCCATCGTAGAGGGCATTGCCTAGTTCTTCGAGGTGAACTGGGATCGGATCCATGCGGGGGATTTTTAACCGGACCTGGCCCGATGAAAAGTCTCCAGCTTTGGCATTCGCGGGTTGAGCCGCCAACGGCTCCGTGAAGGGCTGTCCCCCGAGGAGCGACCAGACGGGGAACATAACTCGCACGAAGGTTTCACCGTTCCTAACTTGCGCTGTTAGCTGGGGATGCCCAACCATGACGCCAGACAAGCGGGAGAGTTCACGGCTCAAGAAGGGCTGGCCCGCGAGGTGATCATCCGCGTCTTGTTAGCCTTCGCTTCGTTGCCATGATGCTGTTTCCGTTCAACCGACATTTGATGGCATGGTGTCTGGCTTGCCTTGCCTTCGAGCCACTCATCGCGCGCACGGCCAATGGGCTTCTGAATGTGCCGGCGACTCCGCCGCCCACGACGGTGCAGGTGGTCGATGCGTTTCCCGGTGTGACCTTTAACCGGGCCCTCGTTTTCGCCAGTCCGCCCGGGGATGAGAAACGGCTCTTCGTCGGTGAGATCGGTGGCAAGATCAAGGTGATCCCCGATGTTACGGCCGCCGCTCCGACGGCTTCGGTGGCGATCGATCTGGCGGCGGCCATCACCACGCCGGCGCGCACTCCGGCCGAGTCATGGGACCTCGGGCCGAACCTGGAATGTGGCCTGTTGGGATTTGCCTTCCACCCGGACTATGCCGCCAATGGGTATCTCTTTGTCTTCTACTCGGCGGCGAAGGCCAGCGATCCCGGGGTCTGGTATCAACGCCTGTCGCGGTTCACCGTGCCACCCGGGGAGCGGGAGCAGGCGGCTCCGCTGGTAGATCCGGGTTCGGAGTTGATCCTGCTGGAGCAAAGGGACCGCGGCCCCAACCACAATGGCGGCGACGTGCATTTCGGGCCGGATGGATACCTTTACCTGTCGGTGGGTGACGAGGATAACCCGAGCGATCACTTCAACAACTCACAGCGGATCGACATGAATTTCTTCGGCGCGATGCTGCGGATCGACGTCGATAAGAAAACCGGAAACCTGGAGCCGAACGCGCATACGAATCCCGCGGCTTCGGTCGAGGGCTTCAGCGCGGTGGATGGCATTCCGCGGGACGAGTCGCCGACAGGGTCGGGGGTCTTCAAGGCTCGCTACAGTATCCCGATCGACAATCCTTACGTGCCGAGCAGTGAGGAGGGGACTTGGGACGGCACATTGAATGGGGCCGCGATTGCCCCGGAAAGCCTTCCCTATGTTAGATCGGAATTTTGGGCGATCGGCTTGCGGAGTCCGTGGCGTTTCCACATCGATCAGAGCAACGGGGAGATCATGCTCGGGGATGTCGGGCAGAGCATGGCTTGGCCGGCTGCACCCCATGCCGCCGAGGAACTGAATATCATTAAGCGTGGCGGGAACTTCGGGTGGCCCTACCGCGAAGGCACGTTTCCGGGGCCGAAAACCGCGCCTCCGGGATTCACTTCGCTCGATCCTTTCTATCAGCTCGATCACAATATTGATGGCGACCCCAACTACCGGGCCCGGTGTTTCATCGGCGGGGTGATTTACCGCGGCAGTCGTTTTGCGAGCCTGACGGGTTCCTACGTTTTCGGCGACTTCATCTCGGGGAACATCTGGGCTCTCACTCGGCCGGGTGGAGTGCCTGCGGTCCAACGGATCGCGGGGCTCGGGCAAGTGGTCACCTTCGGCACCGACCCATCGAATGGCGACGTCTTGCTCACCGACTACAGCGGCACCCGGATCAGGCGGCTCGTGACCGCCACCCCGGGGTCCGCGTTTCCTAACACTCTCGGTGCGACCGGCCTGTTCACCGATCTGGCCACGCTCACCCCGGCCCCTGCGGTGGTGCCCTATTCCGTCAATCTGTCATTCTGGAGCGATCATGCGGTGAAGCGCCGATGGTTCTCCATTCCCGACGGGACGAGCCGCATGACGTGGTCACGCGAGGATGCATGGACTTTTCCGGCCGGGCAGATCTGGGTGAAGCACTTCGACTTGGAGACGGAGCGGGGCAATCCGGAGTCGCCGAAGAAGCGGATCGAGACCCGCGTGCTGGTGAAAAACCCGGAGGGGATCTACGGCGTCAGCTACCGGTGGAATGCTGCCGGAACCCAGGCCACCCTCGCGGCAGATGGAGGCGAGACCTTCGCCGTGGAGGTCATCAAGGATGGCGCGCCGTATTCGCAGACCTGGAACATCCCGAGCCGCGCCCAGTGCAATATCTGCCATACACCGGAGGCCGGATACGCGCTTTCGTTCAATACGCTGCAGCTTAACTTGGAGGGCACGATCGAGGGGTTCACCGGCAACCAGCTCGATTTCCTGGAGAGCCAAGGCTATCTCACGAACTCACCGGACTCGCCGAATGTCTTGCCGAGACATCTGCGGCCGGAAGAGGAGGAGCACCCGATCGAAGCGAGGGTTCGCTCCTACCTGGCGGTGAATTGCGGGTATTGCCACGCCGGGGCAGCGGGCACGGCTCCCACTGCTTGGGATGGGCGACATGGGCCGATCCTTGATCAGACCGGGCTCATCCGTGGCGAGGCGACGTCCGCGCAGGCTCCCTACAAGCTGGTGCTTCCCGGCGATCCGGCGCACTCGCTTGTCCTGCGGCGGATGGCGGGAACGGGCGGCTTCAGTCGGATGCCGCCCTTGGCCACCTCGGAGCCGGATGCGGTCAACATTGAGTTGATGACCGAGTGGATCAACCTGTCGCTGCCGGATCGCAAGTCGTATGCCGAGTGGCGCTTGGAGGTCTTCGGTTCCGCCACCTCTCCGGAAGGTGAGCCCGGAGCCGATGCGGACGATGACGGGCAGTTGAATCACGCGGAGTTCCTTGCCGGGTCGCAAGCGCTGGATCCCGGCAGTTTTCTGGTTCCGGTCCTGTCGCTGTCCGAGGGGGCGGTGCTGCTTGACGCGGTGATTCCGGCGAACCGCTCCGTCCAGGTCGAGCGATCCACGAACTTGCTGGATTGGTCGCTGTGGGATGTCCCCGGCAATCACGGGCTCGCGCATCCTGGTGGCCCTGCCGCCTTCACGGGGCCGATGAGCGGTGGGGGTGAGTTCTTTCGAATCAGGCTCCGGGAGCGTTGATTCTGGCTCGCGATGTTGGCGGGAGGCAGGACTCAGGGAGAAATGATCACCACCGTGCCCTTCGCGACGAGGGAGTAGAGCTTTTTCAGATCCGCTTCGCGCAGGCTGAGGCAACCCCAGGTCAGGTTCTGCGGTCCGTCCGGCCAGTCGCTCACCCAGCCGTGAATCCCGACGCCGCCGCCGAGTTCCGAATTCGCCAGCGGCATTTTTCCTGCGGCGTTCGCGGCGAGGATGGCCTCACACTTTCCTTTGTTGATGCGGCCGGCATCCAGCGCGGTGCGGGCATCGTGGGCGTTGGGGTAGTTGATCCGCATCCACCGCGAGCCGAGGAATTTTCCCCACTCCCCATCGAATGGCCCCACCGCTTTTTGAATGATGCGGTATTCGCCTTCCGGCGTACGGTTGTCGCCGTCTTCGGTTTTTGGTCCGAGCGGTTTCTGGCTCAGCGCGATGGGCAGGTCTTCCACGACTTTCCCGTCACGGCAGTAAAGCAGGCGGTAGTCTTTCTTGGAGGCGATGATGAGGCTCTTTTCCTTGGCGGGGACGGTGAGGGTGCGGTGCGCGCGGATGAATGCGGAGGGTGGCTCACATCCGGCTGCGGGGCCGGCTTCCGCTGGTGGTGGCCATTGGGTGCGGATCTCCAGATACAACTGCGTCGTGGTGCCGGCACCGCGATTGGCGATGGTGCCTAACGGCTGACGGCGCTTCACCGGATCGCCTGCTTTCAGGGTGACGTCGGCCAATCCCGCCGAGGTGGACCAGACGGTGCGCAGTGCGCCGTTTTCCACAAAGCGGTGTTCGATGGTGACCGCCGGGCCGCGGGGGGTCTCCTTGACTTCCCTGACCACTCCGGCGGCGATGGCAAAGATGGGCTGTCCGGCATCCGTGGTTCCACCGCCGGAGCCATTCCACGCCTCGCCGGTGTGAGGCTGGCCGGTGTCGGCGTCGGCTTCGCCGGGTTTGCCGGTGACCTTCCAGCCGGCGTATTTTCGCCGGGTGGCCTTGGCGGTGTAGGGGGCTTTTCCTTCGGGGCCGCCGGCCGGGAAGTCGAAGCCGTCTGCGAGGCCGGGATCGAAGAGCTTCTTCGCCAGTTCCAGATGGGCGGGCACCGGCTGCGGGGGAGCAGCGGATTCCTCCGCGGGGATGACAGGTTCTTCCGCGAGGCCGTGAACGACCGAGATCAGGAGGGAGGCGATGATTGGCAGCAGGCGGCAGGCAGAGGACACGACGGAGCTAGGTAGAGAATCTCTCCAAAACGACCGGAGCGCTCGGCAGATTGCAAGAAGGTGTTTCCCGGGGGCGTACGGGATGGCCCGCATCTTCGTTTGGCTGCCCTTGCGAGCGGCACCTTCCGCGCCTACACAGGGGCCGGATGCCGTTCCAACTTACCAGCGACTACTCTCCCGAAGGCGACCAGGCCCAGGCGATCGCGAAGCTCGTGAAGTCGATCCGCGCGGGCAATACGCACCAGACACTGCTGGGGGTGACGGGGTCGGGGAAGACCTTCACGATGGCGAACGTGATCGAGCAGATCGGGAAGCCGACGCTGATCATGAGCCACAACAAGACGTTGGCGGCGCAGCTCTACTCGGAGTTCAAGAACTTCTTCCCGCACAATGCGGTGGAGTATTTCGTGAGCTATTTCGACTACTACCAGCCCGAGGCTTACATTCCGCGGACGGACACCTACATTGAGAAGGATTCGTCGATCAATGATGAGATCGAGCGCTTGCGGCTCTCGACGATGGGCTCGCTGTTGACGCGCGAGGACACG encodes the following:
- a CDS encoding PQQ-dependent sugar dehydrogenase, which gives rise to MAWCLACLAFEPLIARTANGLLNVPATPPPTTVQVVDAFPGVTFNRALVFASPPGDEKRLFVGEIGGKIKVIPDVTAAAPTASVAIDLAAAITTPARTPAESWDLGPNLECGLLGFAFHPDYAANGYLFVFYSAAKASDPGVWYQRLSRFTVPPGEREQAAPLVDPGSELILLEQRDRGPNHNGGDVHFGPDGYLYLSVGDEDNPSDHFNNSQRIDMNFFGAMLRIDVDKKTGNLEPNAHTNPAASVEGFSAVDGIPRDESPTGSGVFKARYSIPIDNPYVPSSEEGTWDGTLNGAAIAPESLPYVRSEFWAIGLRSPWRFHIDQSNGEIMLGDVGQSMAWPAAPHAAEELNIIKRGGNFGWPYREGTFPGPKTAPPGFTSLDPFYQLDHNIDGDPNYRARCFIGGVIYRGSRFASLTGSYVFGDFISGNIWALTRPGGVPAVQRIAGLGQVVTFGTDPSNGDVLLTDYSGTRIRRLVTATPGSAFPNTLGATGLFTDLATLTPAPAVVPYSVNLSFWSDHAVKRRWFSIPDGTSRMTWSREDAWTFPAGQIWVKHFDLETERGNPESPKKRIETRVLVKNPEGIYGVSYRWNAAGTQATLAADGGETFAVEVIKDGAPYSQTWNIPSRAQCNICHTPEAGYALSFNTLQLNLEGTIEGFTGNQLDFLESQGYLTNSPDSPNVLPRHLRPEEEEHPIEARVRSYLAVNCGYCHAGAAGTAPTAWDGRHGPILDQTGLIRGEATSAQAPYKLVLPGDPAHSLVLRRMAGTGGFSRMPPLATSEPDAVNIELMTEWINLSLPDRKSYAEWRLEVFGSATSPEGEPGADADDDGQLNHAEFLAGSQALDPGSFLVPVLSLSEGAVLLDAVIPANRSVQVERSTNLLDWSLWDVPGNHGLAHPGGPAAFTGPMSGGGEFFRIRLRER
- a CDS encoding DUF6157 family protein; this translates as MSFRDTFVRIAADCPGSAGVEPPRRGGKKPVHLIQLELLRAAPHHFTHQSLVVESELLREPPTGESRNQIVVRICSKPLPCLRCSPLAKRYGWGFHFDGEGKIAVHAAGSASYEKLAADPKLDQVSAMRSKRA
- a CDS encoding VOC family protein, coding for MNRLTVVTLGVDDLETSAGFYLQVFDTPPNRDHEDVCFFPLPGCWISLFPLAHLAEDISPSVPKSRGGFSGVTFAHNVKTRDEVVTVIERARAAGAVVVKEPQDTFWGGFSGYFADPDGYHWEVVWGPMFDFTEDGALLFKQG
- a CDS encoding RrF2 family transcriptional regulator, which encodes MGSTGRSFAAMHGRDEITMLGYGKMSGCGVAAMSALAECHGEGVQLSSQQIAESRNLSQPLVAKVLTVLSQAGLVHGTRGPGGGYRLARHPSKITLFDVVDLFEGHRDPSACPFGPGWCGTGAPCPLHHLLADMSESAASHLKKANFGSFVGHGKPAEKP
- a CDS encoding UPF0158 family protein; the encoded protein is MDPIPVHLEELGNALYDGGGIAEHRWYLDLRNGELIPVSEYADLPEEYEDIGEQPEVFLYIEPRSSREGFQVMEDYVDTLPEGEARRALARALRLPKPFRSFKDTLFDFPEQREAWFAFQNQHQREAAIQFLEANKVPWVEATWPKEP
- a CDS encoding L,D-transpeptidase family protein, whose translation is MSSACRLLPIIASLLISVVHGLAEEPVIPAEESAAPPQPVPAHLELAKKLFDPGLADGFDFPAGGPEGKAPYTAKATRRKYAGWKVTGKPGEADADTGQPHTGEAWNGSGGGTTDAGQPIFAIAAGVVREVKETPRGPAVTIEHRFVENGALRTVWSTSAGLADVTLKAGDPVKRRQPLGTIANRGAGTTTQLYLEIRTQWPPPAEAGPAAGCEPPSAFIRAHRTLTVPAKEKSLIIASKKDYRLLYCRDGKVVEDLPIALSQKPLGPKTEDGDNRTPEGEYRIIQKAVGPFDGEWGKFLGSRWMRINYPNAHDARTALDAGRINKGKCEAILAANAAGKMPLANSELGGGVGIHGWVSDWPDGPQNLTWGCLSLREADLKKLYSLVAKGTVVIISP
- a CDS encoding HIT family protein — protein: MSFTLHPRLAAGTFELGELLGCRVLLKNNAIFPWLIIVPEVEEGIEDLHQLDPNTYGDVAIAIRLVSQFVAEHFHPEKLNVACIGNQVRQMHIHIVGRSTGDPAWPGVVWSFEGKKEYRPSEIESIRTAWEMYVDR
- a CDS encoding YheT family hydrolase, which encodes MPVVSSSYRAPAWLRGGHLQTIVPALIRRVPRVTTRRERIELSDGDFLDLDWATSGSDRLVILSHGLEADSNATYIQGMAGALQRRGWDVLAWNYRGCGGESNRLLKFYHSGASDDLDHVVRHALAVHPAAQVDLVGFSLGGNMTLKYLGEREPLPRLHRAVAFSVPCDLACSSARLSLPINRYFYMRRFLVSLRKKLAEKQPRFPDEIDLRGAWRIRDFRGFDDRFTAPLHGFKDAADYWDRSSSKPFLKRISIPALLVNAANDPFLGPGCFPREEAEASRQFHLEVPDDGGHCGFSNGGRESWAETRAAEFLAGEALPNPPDQ
- a CDS encoding tetratricopeptide repeat protein; this encodes MTDDVDAVCRRAMGFLELGLPEDALAELDELKVAHSAALHLRVDVLFRLKDWSAAAAICLPMTEHEPSDPGWWIQAAYAQRRARSIEEAEMVLLAALTRHPANGGILYNLACYACVQGRPDQARDYFRRAAVTDPDPMLAMGIGDPDLEEIRPWLLELQADHRSRTTSS